In the genome of Populus nigra chromosome 9, ddPopNigr1.1, whole genome shotgun sequence, one region contains:
- the LOC133702497 gene encoding polyadenylate-binding protein-interacting protein 9-like isoform X3, translating to MAAVAEIASEAAVAAKSNSNTTTNKNDNNNNLDSERNPKSESEFTVQKLVDMFTKLNPLAKEFFPSSYNKNNPKQFHINNFPVPNKQSANDNFPKRRRNDFNQGRRRLNGRAYRAQREDSIRRTVYVSDIDQHVVDCRICGDPRSVLRFAFVEFAVEQGARAALNLGGTMLGYYPVRVLPSKTAILPVNPTFLPQSEDEREMCTRTVYCTNIEKKVSQAEVKNFFESICGEVTRLRLLGDHVHSTRIAFVEFAMAESAIVALNCSGMVLGSQPVRVSPSKTPVRPRVTRLALH from the exons ATGGCTGCGGTTGCTGAGATTGCCAGTGAGGCTGCAGTGGCTGCCAAAAGCAACAGCAACACCACAACCAACAAAaatgataacaacaataatttgGATTCAGAAAGAAACCCAAAATCAGAATCTGAATTCACTGTTCAAAAGCTTGTGGATATGTTCACCAAGTTGAATCCTTTGGCTAAGGAGTTTTTCCCATCATCTTACaataaaaacaatccaaaacaatttCATATCAACAATTTTCCAGTGCCTAACAAACAATCAGCCAATGACAACTTCCCTAAAAGG CGAAGAAATGACTTTAACCAGGGCAGGAGAAGGTTGAATGGGAGAGCTTATAGAGCCCAACGAGAAGACAGTATTAGACGAACAGTATATGTTTCTGATATTGATCAACAT GTTGTTGATTGCCGGATTTGTGGTGATCCACGCTCAGTTCTTCGTTTTGCCTTTGTGGAATTTGCTGTTGAGC AAGGGGCAAGAGCAGCTTTAAACCTTGGCGGGACCATGCTAGGATACTATCCAGTCAGAGTGCTACCTTCAAAAACTGCTATCCTTCCAGTGAATCCTACATTTCTCCCTCAG TCTGAAGATGAACGGGAGATGTGCACTAGGACAGTCTATTGTACAAATATCGAAAAAAAG GTTTCTCAAGCTGAGGTCAAGAATTTTTTCGAATCAATATGTGGTGAG GTCACTCGCTTGAGGCTTTTAGGGGATCATGTGCATTCAACTCGTATAGCTTTTGTTGAATTTGCTATG GCAGAAAGTGCCATAGTTGCGCTGAATTGCAGTGGGATGGTCCTGGGATCCCAGCCTGTCAG ggtAAGTCCTTCAAAGACACCAGTGAGGCCACGAGTTACTCGCTTAGCATTGCATTAA
- the LOC133702497 gene encoding polyadenylate-binding protein-interacting protein 8-like isoform X1, with protein sequence MAAVAEIASEAAVAAKSNSNTTTNKNDNNNNLDSERNPKSESEFTVQKLVDMFTKLNPLAKEFFPSSYNKNNPKQFHINNFPVPNKQSANDNFPKRRRNDFNQGRRRLNGRAYRAQREDSIRRTVYVSDIDQHVTEEQLAGLFSGCGQVMPYSLELLIIVSHIEVIGCIVCIHRYLHNHLVVVDCRICGDPRSVLRFAFVEFAVEQGARAALNLGGTMLGYYPVRVLPSKTAILPVNPTFLPQSEDEREMCTRTVYCTNIEKKVSQAEVKNFFESICGEVTRLRLLGDHVHSTRIAFVEFAMAESAIVALNCSGMVLGSQPVRVSPSKTPVRPRVTRLALH encoded by the exons ATGGCTGCGGTTGCTGAGATTGCCAGTGAGGCTGCAGTGGCTGCCAAAAGCAACAGCAACACCACAACCAACAAAaatgataacaacaataatttgGATTCAGAAAGAAACCCAAAATCAGAATCTGAATTCACTGTTCAAAAGCTTGTGGATATGTTCACCAAGTTGAATCCTTTGGCTAAGGAGTTTTTCCCATCATCTTACaataaaaacaatccaaaacaatttCATATCAACAATTTTCCAGTGCCTAACAAACAATCAGCCAATGACAACTTCCCTAAAAGG CGAAGAAATGACTTTAACCAGGGCAGGAGAAGGTTGAATGGGAGAGCTTATAGAGCCCAACGAGAAGACAGTATTAGACGAACAGTATATGTTTCTGATATTGATCAACAT GTAACCGAAGAGCAGCTTGCTGGCTTATTTAGTGGTTGTGGACAA GTCATGCCATATTCTTTAGAATTGCTGATAATAGTTTCACACATTG AGGTCATAGGGTGTATTGTTTGCATACACAGATATCTACATAATCACCTTGTG GTTGTTGATTGCCGGATTTGTGGTGATCCACGCTCAGTTCTTCGTTTTGCCTTTGTGGAATTTGCTGTTGAGC AAGGGGCAAGAGCAGCTTTAAACCTTGGCGGGACCATGCTAGGATACTATCCAGTCAGAGTGCTACCTTCAAAAACTGCTATCCTTCCAGTGAATCCTACATTTCTCCCTCAG TCTGAAGATGAACGGGAGATGTGCACTAGGACAGTCTATTGTACAAATATCGAAAAAAAG GTTTCTCAAGCTGAGGTCAAGAATTTTTTCGAATCAATATGTGGTGAG GTCACTCGCTTGAGGCTTTTAGGGGATCATGTGCATTCAACTCGTATAGCTTTTGTTGAATTTGCTATG GCAGAAAGTGCCATAGTTGCGCTGAATTGCAGTGGGATGGTCCTGGGATCCCAGCCTGTCAG ggtAAGTCCTTCAAAGACACCAGTGAGGCCACGAGTTACTCGCTTAGCATTGCATTAA
- the LOC133702497 gene encoding polyadenylate-binding protein-interacting protein 9-like isoform X2 codes for MAAVAEIASEAAVAAKSNSNTTTNKNDNNNNLDSERNPKSESEFTVQKLVDMFTKLNPLAKEFFPSSYNKNNPKQFHINNFPVPNKQSANDNFPKRRRNDFNQGRRRLNGRAYRAQREDSIRRTVYVSDIDQHVTEEQLAGLFSGCGQVVDCRICGDPRSVLRFAFVEFAVEQGARAALNLGGTMLGYYPVRVLPSKTAILPVNPTFLPQSEDEREMCTRTVYCTNIEKKVSQAEVKNFFESICGEVTRLRLLGDHVHSTRIAFVEFAMAESAIVALNCSGMVLGSQPVRVSPSKTPVRPRVTRLALH; via the exons ATGGCTGCGGTTGCTGAGATTGCCAGTGAGGCTGCAGTGGCTGCCAAAAGCAACAGCAACACCACAACCAACAAAaatgataacaacaataatttgGATTCAGAAAGAAACCCAAAATCAGAATCTGAATTCACTGTTCAAAAGCTTGTGGATATGTTCACCAAGTTGAATCCTTTGGCTAAGGAGTTTTTCCCATCATCTTACaataaaaacaatccaaaacaatttCATATCAACAATTTTCCAGTGCCTAACAAACAATCAGCCAATGACAACTTCCCTAAAAGG CGAAGAAATGACTTTAACCAGGGCAGGAGAAGGTTGAATGGGAGAGCTTATAGAGCCCAACGAGAAGACAGTATTAGACGAACAGTATATGTTTCTGATATTGATCAACAT GTAACCGAAGAGCAGCTTGCTGGCTTATTTAGTGGTTGTGGACAA GTTGTTGATTGCCGGATTTGTGGTGATCCACGCTCAGTTCTTCGTTTTGCCTTTGTGGAATTTGCTGTTGAGC AAGGGGCAAGAGCAGCTTTAAACCTTGGCGGGACCATGCTAGGATACTATCCAGTCAGAGTGCTACCTTCAAAAACTGCTATCCTTCCAGTGAATCCTACATTTCTCCCTCAG TCTGAAGATGAACGGGAGATGTGCACTAGGACAGTCTATTGTACAAATATCGAAAAAAAG GTTTCTCAAGCTGAGGTCAAGAATTTTTTCGAATCAATATGTGGTGAG GTCACTCGCTTGAGGCTTTTAGGGGATCATGTGCATTCAACTCGTATAGCTTTTGTTGAATTTGCTATG GCAGAAAGTGCCATAGTTGCGCTGAATTGCAGTGGGATGGTCCTGGGATCCCAGCCTGTCAG ggtAAGTCCTTCAAAGACACCAGTGAGGCCACGAGTTACTCGCTTAGCATTGCATTAA